The sequence CAATTTTAGAAGAGAGTGGAACTAAGAATTATTCTCTTGATGATTTTGCTAATTTAATTAATATATATACTGGAGACCTAAGTATCCATTTAGAAGGAATTCAAGATTTAAAGAAGAATTTGAAACCAAAACTAGTTGTATCAACTAAGATACTCTCTCAAAACTATGATAAATTAGCTGAATTACTAAATGAGACATTTAACAATATAATTATAGAAGAAGGTAAAGTTAGTGAATTATTGAAAAAGGTAAAATCAAGATATGAAAATTCAATAGTAAATTCAGGACATTCATATGCAGCAACTAGGATTAATTCTTATTATAGTAATTCGGGTAAATACAATGAATTAACAAAAGGAATTGATTTTTATAATTTTATTAAGAATTTAGATAAAAACTTCTCTACTAAGAAGGATGAAATTATGAAAACTTTATATGAAGTTTATAATTTGATTTTCAATAAAGATAAATTAATACTAAATATTACCTCAACAAATTTTAATTTCAAGGAATTAGATAAATTAGATTTGAAATCTGAAACAACTAAAAATTATGAATATAAGTTTGAACTTAAAAAATTAAATGAAGGATTCTTAACTAACTCTAATGTTAATTATGTTGGAATTGGATACGATATCAATTTACTTGATTACAAATATAGTGGAACTCACATAGTATTAAAGAACCTATTATCGTATGATTATTTATGGGAGAACTTAAGAGTTAAGGGTGGAGCATATGGAGCTATGGCAAATATAACCAGAAATGGTAGCTTTGATTTAATTTCATATAGAGATCCAAATTTAAAAAAGACTTATGAAAATTATAATAAATTAGTAGAATATTTAAATAAGTTAGACTTGAGTGAAGAAGAAATTAGGAAAAATATTATAGGTACAATTAGTAGCTTAGATAAACCTGTTTTACTTGAAGCTGAGTCTCAAAGATTAACTATGAATTATATTAGAGGGGTTGATTATGAGTATTTGAAGAATGAAAGAAGTGAAATTTTAAATACTAAACTTGAGGATTTGAAAGAATTAAAATCTATGGTTAATGATGTTCTTAAACAAGAATATAAATGCAGTATTGGAAATTCAAATTTAATTAAAAAAGATGAATCTGAATTTGAAAATATTGTAGATATTTTTAATTGATTATATCTTTAACTCCTCTTTAAAAATGACAAATTCTTTTTAATAAATAAATTAATAAATTTCTATGACTTATATGAGAGAAGTAAATAAAAATTTAGATAAGCTTCAAACAAGAGGTAAAACTTTGTTTTTAGCACAAGACCAAGGTCTTGAACATGGTCCAAAAGATTTACCTGGAAAGACTATTGATCCTGATTATATTTTTAATATTGCTGAGAAGGGAGAGTTTGATGGATTTATCTGTCAAAAAGGTTTAGCAGAGAAGTATTCAAGTTCTTATAAGGTTAATCTTGTGATTAAAGTTAATGGTAAATTGAATCCTTCTTCACCACTTGGACTTGGAGGAGATCCTTATTCCCCTATTACTTGTAGCGTGAAAAAAGCTGTTGAGCTTGGAGCTAAAGCTATTGGTTTTACTAATTTTCCAGGTTCTGAGTTTCAAAATAAAATTCTCGAAGATTTTAAACGAGTTCAAGAAGAGGCTCATGATTTCGGATTACCTGTTACTTCATGGATGTATCCTAGAGGTAAAAAAATAGATAAACTAAAAGGAGGAGACTTAAATGGAGATGTTCTAGAATATGCTGCAAGAGAAGGTCTAGAGTTAGGAGCAGATATGCTTAAGATGAAGTATAATGGCAATCCTGAAGATATGAAAAGACAAATTAGAGCTGGTGGAAAGGCAAGAATGCTTATGGCAGGTGGAGCTAAAACAAATACTTCTAAAGAGTTCTTAGCTCAAATTAAAGAAGTTAATGAATGTGGAATTCATGGGTTTGCAATTGGTAGAAATATCTGGCAACATGAGAAACCTGTTGAAATGTCAAGAGCTATTAGAGATGTTCAAATTAGAAATAAGTCTGTTTATGATGCCCTTAAAAGGCTTGAAAATATTCAATAAATATAATTCTTTATTCTATTTATATTCATAGTAAAATTCTAAGTTCAAGAAATAATAATCAAAAAATAAATACCATTAATTTTAGTACTAATTTACTCTAGGAAACTAGACTAAAAATTAATTTTTTAGAATCCAAATTGGATTCTAATCACGGAAGAAGGGGATTAGTAATATTCCTCAGTTGAGGAAGTTTCTTCATCTGAACCTTCGTTTTTTCTTCTAGCAATAGTTACAACTAATGATAGTAAGATAATAATTGCAATCACAAGTAATACAGCTAAAGCAATATTAACATAGTTAACTTGAGCTTTACCTTCTACATATGTGTTTACAGTTAATTCACTTACAGCATTTGTTCCTTCTTTTACTGTTAATGTTAATGATTTCTCACCTTCAACAGCAGATTTAGGAGTAACTGTTACTTTAAATTGAGCATCACTACCACCTGCAACCATAGCTAAACTAGGACTAACTTGAACATCTGCCCAAGCGTTCTCTAAAGCTGTGATTGAGATTGGTTTACTCTCTGAGTTAGGGTTAGCAATTACAACATCAAATGTTTTTGCATCACCAGCAACTAAATCTACATTGTTATTGAAACTAACAATTAAGTTATCTTCAGCAATTAATCTAGGAGCTAAAATGTTTAAAGCAAATGATTCTGTACTTGCAGTATAACCATCATCATAAGTTAATGATACTACTACTTCATATTGACCAGCAACAGCTTCTTCAGGTACGAATAATAACATATCGTCAGAAGTTACAACTTCATCAAAGTTTAAGTTACTTACATAACTTGATTCAACAATGTTTAATCCAGGAACAGCAATACTTACTTTTACTGAATCTTGAGATTGTTGTCCTCTATTTTTTAGTCTTACATTAGCAATAATGTTTTGACCTGGTTCTACACCTGAGCTAGGAGTTAATACTAAATCTAGTACATCTACTCTATCTCTTTGTGTATCAACATATAATACATAATCTTTGTAAGTTAAACCAGATAAGTCGTTTGCACCACTTAATCTTAATTTGTAACTCTCTTGAGAGTCCATATCAGCTGGCAAGTTTAAAGTTAATGTTTTAACATATGTTTTTCCTTCTACAACAGCAAATACATCAGTTGAAGAGTAAATATCACCATGTTCATAACCAACAATTTCAGCTCTTAACCTAGCATCATCAAAGTTACCTAAAGCACTGAATCTTAATTGAATTTCAATTGATTCACCGTTAATTACTTGAAGTTCATCGTTGTCGTTTAATTCTAAACCATCAACTTCTACTTCTTCAATAATTAAGTCTAATCCTTCAGTATCTTTCTCAGTACCGAATAAAAAAGATTCAGTCATACTGTTAGTACTTGTTGATATAGTAACTGTATATGTTTCACCTTTTTTTAGTAAATCATAATTATCAGTTAAGTCTTTTAAATTGAACAATTCAACTTGTGATTCGTTTGTTTCAACTTTAAAGAAACCTAAATTCTTTGAAGTTCCAAGCTCTTCAATTTCTACATTTAGCTCGTCTACTATTCCGCTTGCAATATTTGCATTACCTAATGAAACTAATACAACATAGTCACCATTATCGTTAACTACATTTAAATCAGTTACACTGATTGGGTCTGCAAAAACACCTGTCATTAATGCAGCAAATACGAAAATTGCTACAAATAAGCTTTTTATTGTTTTCATCTTTCTAATCATTTTAGAGTGGTAATATTCATTAGTAATTGTTTATTTATAAACTTTACTGATGTTGTTATTTCATAGTAACAATAATAATGAAGATTAATTATTTATAAAACTTATGTTTGTTACTCTCATTTAGGGGCAAACAGTAATAATTGTGCTAAATTTTATAATATAGACTTGAATTATATATTATATGAAGGTTTTAATTAGTAAAAAAACAGGAAATTATTATTATTATACACAAGAAAATGGAGATTTTCATTGTAAAGAAGGATTTATTAAAGAAGAAGACATTAAGTCTGGTAATTCAAGAGCATTAACTCAGACTAATAGAGAATTTATGATTTTTGAAGCAAATGGATACGATTTAACTAAAAAGTATAAACGAGGTCCACAATTAATTATGGCTAAAGATTTAGGTTATATTTTATCTAGGAGTGGAATCAATAAGAATTCTACAGTTGTTGAAGCAGGAGCAGGAAGCGGAGCTGCAACTTGTTTCTTTGCAAAATTTACTAAAAAGGTTTTATCTTATGAGATTAGAGAAGAACATTGTAAAATTGTTGAGAAGAATATTAAATTTACAGGAGTTGATAATGTTGAACTTGTAAATAAAGATTTAGCTGAAGAGATTGAGAATATTAAAGAGTACGATTTATTATTCTTAGATATGCCTGAACCTGTTTCAGTTCTAGAAAAAGAGCTATCTGGATTAAAATCTGGCCAGTATGTTGTATGTTATGTACCTTCAATTAGTCAAATTCAAGAGATTACAAAGTCTATTTCACAAATTAATACATTATATCTAGAAGAAATTTCCGAAGTAATGTTAAGACATTGGAGAGTTTGGGAGAGAGTTGCCAGGCCTGAACACCAAAAAGAAATTGATCATACAGCATTTTTAGTTTTTATTCGTAAAGTCTGAACTTTACGAATCCCATGGAATTTAATTCCAGGCATAAGAAAGGTTTAAACTTTTCTTGTGTTTAAAAATTTCTTAAATTTTTATTATATTCGTAAAGTATAGAATTATAATTTTAACTATTTTATTTTCTCATTAATCATTCTTAATGCAGAACATGCCTCATTAAAGAAACTTTTAATTTCTTCTTTTGTAAATCCTACATCAAACTCATCTAGTACAGGAAAAGCACAAGAATTAGTAAATTTGTTTCTTGCAAAATCAAAATAATAAGATAAAGAGCCTTCGACTAAAGCCTCATTAATATTATATAATTTAGCATATAAAGGACTGAATTGTGTTTTCAAAACTCTTAAAGCTTCACTTTTCTTATCCTTTTCAATTAATTCTTTTACCTTAATTAAAATTATATACATATTCGAAATCTCAGCTTCAACCATAAGGATATAACAAATAGTAGTATTTATAAATCTGATTAATTTAATTATAATAATATATGAATAAAAGAAATATTTGATAATATTTCTAAGCAATATTTTGATTTCAAGAATAAAAATGGACTTAACTAGATTTACCAATAAGAAAACAGAAATTACGAAAGAAGAAGTAATTCTAGATAATTCTGATGTTAGAATTGTGAAAAATGGAAATGAAATTAAGTTTAATTTGAAAAACAAGTCAGCTTTAAAGAAATATCAAGATTTATTGTTTTTTTCAGCAACTAATTCAATTGTTGCTGAAAATGAGAAAGATGCAGAAAATTTTTTTAAAGAGAGTATTAAAAGAGGAACAGAAGGACTTATGGTTAAGAATCTAAATTCAACATATAAACCTGGACTTAGAACTGGAGCTATGGCTAAACTAAAAGAGACAAAAGAAGATATTGATGTTGTAATTTTAGGAGCAGAACATGGAACAGGGAAAAGAGCAGGATTCTACTCTTCTTTTATTGTCGGAGTTAAAAATGATGATTACATTGATGATTCAGATCAATTTTTAGAAATTGGAAAAGTATCTTCAGGAGTTAAAGAATTAGGAGATGAGGGACATACAATAGATAATTTAACTAAATTACTAGAACCACTTAAAACTTATGAGGAAAAAAATATTACTTATTTTGAACCTAAAATTATAATTCAAGTAAAATATCAAGAGATTCAAAAATCACAAACATATAAATCTGGTTATGCTCTTCGTTTTCCACGAATCATCATGCTTAGAAAAGATAAAAATTTATCTGAAATTAACTCAATTGAAGATATTGAGGAATTTATTTCTTAAAAAACAATAAATTTAAAAACATTAAAGACTACAATTTTATATAAATGGGAATAGAAATCTAAAAATTGATTTCTAACCAATTTTATTACTATGTAAAAAAATGGAAATTCAAAGTGTATTCTATAGTATTGGATTCTTTTTCCTTTTTACGGCTATTGGATATTTTATTATAAATTATTTAAATATTACTTTAGCAATAAATGCAATTATATATTTCTCAATTGCAATAATTTTGTTTTTAATTGGGGATTATTTAAGGAGGATTGATGTATAATGGTGGGAGCTACTTGGTCAATAGGATTAGGGATTTTAGTGTTTATTATAGCAATAGTATTTGCTACATATTATTATTTAAGATATAAGAAATTCTTCTTAGTTTTATTTGTAGCATCTGTTTCAATTTATATATTTGCAGTATTTTATACTTGGGATGTTTATGATTCAAATAAAAATATAATTATGATAATGCTTGTTATATCTACTATAATAATGTTATTTTTAGGAAAATATTTTTCAAAGTTTAAACTAAAAGCTAATAAATTACATACATCTCTTAAGGAGAAAGAATAAAAAATGGATAAAATGAAAACTCCTATAATTTATAATTATTTTTTAAAAAATAAAAAAGCAATAACTGAGAGTACAGTAAAATTAATTTTAATTATAGTTATAATATTTATTAGTCTTGCTCTAATTTTTGGAATGGGAAATGATTTTTTAAGTATTTTTAAACCTTAAAAAATTATACTATATTTTTTAATACTCCAACTAATTTTATACAATCTTCTTTAGTATTATAAATATTTAGAGAAATTCGTATTGCATGTTGTTTTTTATATTTGTTAAACCAATTATGAACGCAAAAAGCTCCAGCTCTAGTACATATTTTAAATTCATCTAAAATTAATGAGAGTTCGATTGAATCTAAATTATTTGGAATAAATGTGAATATACCACAATTGTTTTCTTTTTTTGAAATAATATCAATAGGTAAATCTTTAAGTTCTTTAAATAAATAATTTAAATTTTCTTTTACTCTATTATGTAATTCTTTAAAGTTTTTATTTAGATAAATAGTAGCTTCCCCTAATCCAACCATTCCCGAATAATTTTGCAATCCTGCTTCAAATTTATTTGGTAAAGGCAAATAACTATATTTTGGATAATTTACATCACTTACAGTATCTCCACCAATTAAATTAGGATTCATATTCTCTAATATTTCTTTTTTTGCATATAAAACACCAATGCCTGACGGACCTAGCATTTTATGTCCAGAGATACACATAAAATCAACATCTAATTTTCGAACATCAATTTTAATATGACCTGCTGCTTGCGCAGCATCTAGAAGTACTAACGAGTTATATTTATGAGCAATTTGAATTATTTTTTCAACAGGATTAATATTACCATCAACATTTGAAATATAGTTTATTGCAACTAATTGAACTTTATTTTTTTTCATGAATTTCTCAAATTCTTTTAAATCTAAATCTTTACAATTAGTTTCAATAATTTTTAGCTTTGTTTTTTTTTGTTCTTCAAGTCTTACCCATGGTAGAAAATTAGAATTATGCTCTTTATCTGTAATTAATATGTATTTATCTTTTTCAAAATTAAATGAACTTGCTACTATATTTATTGCTTCAGTTGTATTTCTGGTGAAAATCACTTCTTCTTTATTCTTAGCTCCAAAAAACTTTTGAATTCTCTTTCTTGCTTGATCTACTTCATTTTGTGCTTGAATGCCTAAAAAATGAGTACTTCTTCCAGAACATACAGGATATTCATTATAATACTCACAAATTTTATCTACTACACATTTAGGTTTTAGAGTAACACATGCAGAATCAAAATAAATAAGATTTTGATTTGACTTATATATTTCAAAATCAGATTTAAATTTATCTAATTTGTTTATTTTGTTTATTTTGTTTAAAAACTTCATTTTTAATAAAAATTGATTTTAATTATAGAATACATTTTAATTAATATTGATATTAATAAAATAAAATATATTATGAAAAATATATTAAAATAAATCCTAAAATACTTTCTTATATTCTTTGCAAAAGTTGGTAAAATTTTTAATATTCTTCCTACAATCTTGCTTTTTATTTTAGTCTCAAAAATAACCTCACATTTTTTAGAGGTTATTTTTCCCAGTATACAATCTATTGAATCTTTAAAAAAAATTCTCGAGCTTTTTGAAACTAAACTAAATGGTAAAAATATAAAGAATCCTTGGTAACATAAATACTTCATAAAAAATAAAATTAAGTTATATTTATAAGTGTGAGGATTTTATTCAATTTTACACACTCTAATCTCTCGTCATACGAAATATGAGGAGAACATTGCTTTAAACATTACAGTTAAAAGTATCTCCATAGCAACACCAATCCACATTAACATTACTATATCAAAGAACATACAAAAATAATTTCCTCCATCAACTAGTTTTACAAAAAATCCTGATCCTACTGCATGGATTAAAAGAATTACAGCTACATAATTTGTCGCAGTATCTAAATTGGCATCTACATCTAGAGGAAATATCCCTCTTATAAGTTCTGCTGCCATTCCATCTACGCCTGCAGTCATTGATGAGAATATGTTAAGTAAAAGCATACTAATTAAAAGACTAATATAAATTGTTAATGCAAATCCGAAGAAAGAACCATAAATATTTCCTTTAAGAGATGAGGTGTACTCTTTTTTAATGTCTCTTAAACCATTGATTCTACTCATATTATCACTTACAATTTCTCCTGCAACCTGAGCAGAACCTCCTCTATAGACAACACTTACGAAAATATCCATAAATTCTGCAATTAATGAACTTCCACTCTCTTTACTAAAATAATACCAAGAAGTAAATTTATTTTTTGTTATTTTTAGCCTTTTATATACTTTAATAAGCATATCATTTAATATTCCAAAATTGTGAGGTAAAAGAGTTTCTACTGTTGTAGTTAGAGTTCCACCTTTTGACTGATGAACATCACCAAGACTCCTGATAAATGGAGGAAATAAAATATCCCTATTCCAAACCATCTTTTCTTGAAAGTTAGCATACCAACCTACAATCATATATGGTGTTAAAAATATTGCAAATTTAAGTGCTAAACTTACATCAAAAAAAAATACAAAAGGTGCTATAAGTAAACTTAATATTAATGATATGAAAAATGTTACTACTACTTTTTTTCTTCCATCATCATACCCTAATTTATGATAAAGTGTATCTTCAGGCAAATAAAACTTTGTAAATGCTATAACCATAACATCAAGAATTAAGATTCCAAATATTCCGAATTGTAAAAATACTGTTCCATCAATTCCAGTTAAAAAAGGCATTAAAAGAATTGTTGATAAAACAAAAGCAAAAGCTAAAACTAAAGATACAAACATATCCTGTGCTACTTTAATTCTCTCTAAACCTTCTTTATATACAATTGCATAAGAATTCATAAGAGATTTCTGTTCATCTAAAAAGAATTTTGAAATATTAGCATTAAATGAAAGAGCAATTCCCATACGCTCTAAAAATCTTGAAAAATGCTCTGATTTGTAAAGAGAAGAAGTTTTGTATGCAGCTGTTGAAAAATCAATTTTAATACTCTCCACAAGATATGTTAATTTCTTGAAAGCGTTTGCAATTTCCCTATATCTCACTTTTTCAGAAAGATCTTTAAACATCTCTTTTCTTTCTAAATTAACTGTACTTAATGCACCAGCATAAGTGATAAAATAATGAAGATTGTCTTCAATATTTCTAGATTGATTATCTATAAGCATTATAGGATATGCGAAGAGTAAAAGAAGAACTCCAAAAAATATTCCAAAACCCATAAGTTTGAACATTGTTCCTTGAAAACCAAATAGAAAAATGAAAAGAATAAAAAAATCCATTAAAAAAATAGGTAAAAAATATTTCTCTAAGTATGATTTGAAATCATTTACACCAATTGCTGCAAATATTTTGTTCATTTTTTGTTTCTCCTTAAAACACAAAATGTGCTTAAAAATTTAAACAAATTTTTTTTGTTCATTCTATTTTAACCTCCAGGAGTAAAATTGTACCGAAAAAAACTTTATTTTTTGACTGTATTATTTTAACCTCCTTGAAATTTATTTTGGATTTTTTTAGATTCATTTTAATTATATTATAAAGAGAATGGAAGAGAACTTTCTCCATCAGTCCTATATCTCTTTAAAATTTTCACAACTTCAAAATAATCCATAATATTTTTCTGAATTAATTTTTCAATAATTTTTGTCCTATTTTTCATAATATTATAAATATCTCTTGCGTCAGCTAAACCAAGATGCTTTGCAATTTTCTGCTCTAAGATATAACTATTATATAAACCTCTGAAAAGATGTTGATCTTTACCATGATCCCAATGGAATACTTCTTTTGTTAAAACTTTTCCAACTTCATCATTATAATTAATAATCTCAGTTACACTTAACACACGCCTTTCAACTTTCCCTTTAACATA is a genomic window of Candidatus Woesearchaeota archaeon containing:
- a CDS encoding methyltransferase domain-containing protein; the encoded protein is MKVLISKKTGNYYYYTQENGDFHCKEGFIKEEDIKSGNSRALTQTNREFMIFEANGYDLTKKYKRGPQLIMAKDLGYILSRSGINKNSTVVEAGAGSGAATCFFAKFTKKVLSYEIREEHCKIVEKNIKFTGVDNVELVNKDLAEEIENIKEYDLLFLDMPEPVSVLEKELSGLKSGQYVVCYVPSISQIQEITKSISQINTLYLEEISEVMLRHWRVWERVARPEHQKEIDHTAFLVFIRKV
- a CDS encoding fructose-bisphosphate aldolase, which produces MTYMREVNKNLDKLQTRGKTLFLAQDQGLEHGPKDLPGKTIDPDYIFNIAEKGEFDGFICQKGLAEKYSSSYKVNLVIKVNGKLNPSSPLGLGGDPYSPITCSVKKAVELGAKAIGFTNFPGSEFQNKILEDFKRVQEEAHDFGLPVTSWMYPRGKKIDKLKGGDLNGDVLEYAAREGLELGADMLKMKYNGNPEDMKRQIRAGGKARMLMAGGAKTNTSKEFLAQIKEVNECGIHGFAIGRNIWQHEKPVEMSRAIRDVQIRNKSVYDALKRLENIQ
- a CDS encoding aminotransferase class V-fold PLP-dependent enzyme → MKFLNKINKINKLDKFKSDFEIYKSNQNLIYFDSACVTLKPKCVVDKICEYYNEYPVCSGRSTHFLGIQAQNEVDQARKRIQKFFGAKNKEEVIFTRNTTEAINIVASSFNFEKDKYILITDKEHNSNFLPWVRLEEQKKTKLKIIETNCKDLDLKEFEKFMKKNKVQLVAINYISNVDGNINPVEKIIQIAHKYNSLVLLDAAQAAGHIKIDVRKLDVDFMCISGHKMLGPSGIGVLYAKKEILENMNPNLIGGDTVSDVNYPKYSYLPLPNKFEAGLQNYSGMVGLGEATIYLNKNFKELHNRVKENLNYLFKELKDLPIDIISKKENNCGIFTFIPNNLDSIELSLILDEFKICTRAGAFCVHNWFNKYKKQHAIRISLNIYNTKEDCIKLVGVLKNIV